Proteins from one Bactrocera neohumeralis isolate Rockhampton chromosome 3, APGP_CSIRO_Bneo_wtdbg2-racon-allhic-juicebox.fasta_v2, whole genome shotgun sequence genomic window:
- the LOC126754238 gene encoding vascular endothelial growth factor receptor 1 isoform X3 codes for MRLPHTSIRHTSLRRSGGLNKTSIFAALLLLCLTTLWRVQAAPQLFPTNDDEEFRRNDAVEYGAPLITPLMDYVTLELNTNYTIRCEADEPLSWRLPGDTVDYDEQTFNTGDPQRPHGSMLYLQDISSKNLGNYYCIKKSSIPNRLDAMQDEELVELVNNYKASSIYIYVNDPVNLLSQNEFPVISALQYQDTVIPCKPTMPDIEVLLTTSHGETFSSENTGRYNPQRGFVVEIRGVTDGGSYVCRPKVPSPLNDEEEQTFEIFFSGNEPVNPVEMGVDVDLNVDTTNLGDGNIDHENKRIIGVETHNSNILANVVGVTNGDGYVTTQATTLFGYKNAKVVNNYTDDPRTDIDNSDRIVVEENHIYESEPHRSTRLRDTKRPLLKRAAPTTRWHSSRFRGALRSSTKYIEKPIITSNSRGHVNVGENFTLNCYVKIAFDVSYSTEWKTPPGVDEDRMIKTIPTFINKTSTHQVGEAKLTILNAKKSDSGLYECICTDHSKNVGRNNYQMTVLNRDEGYINISEPSGYYKIASSANKKVQINVKYRGYPFPTLTWYKPDNTQIHPSKKYIINTTDTSITLQIVNAQLEDSGEYVIRAKNELLVKELKFNVSISDKPKVTVEDVYVQAGEEAHLQCKVLSFPFAVVSWVFTPCSISPRWPSCNKRMDQNFNSTRNAQPGATAVEYIHDLFFTPEKPGIMHCLAVNPKGMGEGKGHVLIGDINENMTIYGTDENKKIARGDEVTLTCAALSYYFSDDLDWYKDGELVEEDSSNFVISNSSSSYSYQKTLVIENIQDRDQGSYECRARNANNPDMQETKYRSIFVNEPLAPIMRYTNLDENDKMERKLGDALQLECKPEAIPAAEVHWYKDDVELNNSSYVNILDDGSKLIIQYIKPEHEGAYKCVASNRLGSAEVSSAVKITNLPRMRVGWILAILFFFIFLIALVIYLCVRVMRERKRLRDYKAAGLANFEDGAVEHINPALTLDEQADLLPYDRAFEFPREKLKLGKQLGAGAFGVVLKAHAEGIRPDEKETVVAVKMVKRIADNEVMRALVTELKILVHLGPNLNVVNLLGAVTKNIAKRELMVIVEYCRYGNVQNFLLRNRKRFINQINPETDKIDPTITKQRFSDNFELNRNSDEDPRSGTRAGRPNSTGYLRQSDLYEGHVDSCATEQTVMTTIPEDDDNVLSNNSVQPAWRSNYKPDSTEAMTITTTQLVSWAFQVARAMDYLSSRKVLHGDLAARNILLCEDNVVKICDFGLARSMYKSENYKKQGEAPLPIKWLALESLSDHIFSTYTDVWSFGIVLWEFFSLAKVPYPGMDPNQSLYLKIKDGYRMEKPPYANNELYDIMLECWSTNPESRPLFNVLEKYFARMLGEDVTNHYVDLNDTYLRANMDNANTKPTDYLSLMGSPDEMAPAPPRYVNGHILPEIRIQPSTSDDYLNMSIETGTTIFSPTRPKDYQNSNDDTNTTTTSFTFPDNTAPTAPPISQHSPTLVNNLDSPINKHRKKEGIQPEEIPMLTGTHHNSDDGGDSPEQDRKFAKNILQQHVRATPTPSPRHHIAETELSGSDNYVNVNSPKKLNNNGARAADAFSNPSYQILKTVSKDVDNK; via the exons CGCCACAATTATTTCCAACAAACGACGACGAGGAATTCCGTCGTAATGATGCTGTCGAATACGGTGCACCGTTAATCACACCTCTAATGGACTATGTAACACttgaattaaatacaaattatacaaTACGTTGTGAGGCCGATGAACCATTATCGTGGAGACTACCTGGTGATACTGTTGATTACGACGAGCAAACATTTAACACTGGTGATCCACAACGTCCCCATGGCAGTATGCTATATCTACAGGATATATCTAGCAAGAATTTGGGTAATTACTATTGCATAAAAAAATCGAGTATTCCAAATAGACTAGACGCAATGCAGGACGAGGAACTTGTAGAGTTGGTTAATAATTATAAAGCGTCCTCAATTTACATATACGTTAATG ATCCCGTTAATCTTTTGTCACAAAATGAATTTCCGGTAATTAGTGCGCTACAGTACCAGGATACGGTCATACCATGCAAACCAACTATGCCCGACATAGAAGTGCTGCTAACCACGTCGCATGGTGAA ACATTTTCCAGTGAAAATACCGGCCGCTATAATCCCCAGCGCGGTTTCGTCGTCGAAATACGCGGCGTTACCGATGGCGGCAGCTATGTGTGCCGACCGAAAGTGCCGTCTCCATTAAATGATGAGGAGGAACAAACCTTTGAGATCTTTTTTAGTGGTAACGAACCTGTTAATC CTGTGGAAATGGGTGTGGATGTTGATCTTAATGTTGACACAACTAATCTTGGTGATGGCAATATTGATCATGAAAATAAGCGTATCATTGGCGTTGAAACTCATAATAGCAATATCCTAGCAAATGTTGTGGGTGTTACTAATGGTGACGGTTACGTTACGACTCAAGCGACTACACTTTTTGGCTATAAAAACGCAAAAGTAGTTAACAATTATACAGACGACCCGCGCACTGACATTGATAATAGTGACAGAATTGTTGTTGAAGAAAATCATATTTATGAAAGCGAACCACATCGTTCAACACGTTTGCGCGACACAAAAAGACCGCTTTTAAAACGCGCTGCGCCAACAACTAGATGGCATAGTTCACGATTCCGTGGTGCGTTACGAT CGAGTACGAAATATATTGAGAAACCGATTATAACCTCAAATTCCCGTGGACATGTGAACGTTGGTGAAAATTTCACGCTGAATTGCTATGTGAAAATCGCCTTTGATGTTTCCTACTCAACAGAATGGAAAACACCGCCAGGAGTTGATGAG GACCGCATGATTAAAACTATaccaacatttataaataaaacatccACACATCAAGTCGGCGAGGCAAAATTGACAATACTAAACGCTAAGAAATCGGATTCTGGTctttatgaatgcatttgcacGGACCATTCGAAAAATGTTGGACGCAACAATTATCAAATGACAGTTTTAA ATCGCGATGAGGGCTATATCAACATTAGTGAGCCTTCCGGTTATTACAAAATCGCCAGTAGCGCGAATAAAAAGGTGCAGATCAATGTTAAATATCGCGGTTATCCGTTTCCTACGCTTACTTGGTACAAACCAGACAACACGCAAATTCATCCatccaaaaaatatatcatCAACACCACCGACACTTCGATTACGCTGCAAATTGTGAATGCACAACTGGAGGACAGTGGTGAATATGTGATACGCGCCAAGAATGAATTGCTGGTGAAAGAGTTGAAATTCAATGTGAGCATCAGCGACAAACCCAAAGTAACAGTCGAGGATGTGTATGTGCAGGCTGGCGAAGAAGCACATCTACAATGCAAAGTGTTATCCTTTCCTTTCGCCGTAGTCTCATGGGTATTTACACCGTGTAGCATATCGCCGCGTTGGCCTTCGTGCAACAAGCGAATGgatcaaaattttaat TCTACACGAAATGCGCAACCAGGCGCAACGGCCGTTGAATATATACATGACCTATTTTTTACGCCAGAAAAGCCGGGTATTATGCATTGTTTAGCAGTAAATCCGAAAGGTATGGGTGAAGGTAAAGGTCACGTGCTTATTGGCgacataaatgaaaatatgacCATATACGGTACGGATGAGAATAAGAAAATTGCACGCGGTGATGAGGTGACACTCACGTGTGCTGCTCTCTCTTATTACTTCTCTGACGATCTGGATTGGTATAAAGATGGCGAATTGGTGGAAGAGGACAGCAGCA ATTTTGTCATCAGCAACTCTTCAAGCAGCTACTCGTATCAAAAAACATTGGTAATCGAAAATATACAAGATCGCGATCAGGGCAGTTATGAGTGTCGTGCACGTAATGCAAACAATCCCGATATGCAAGAAACTAAATATAGGAGCATTTTTGTTAATG AACCCTTGGCTCCAATCATGCGGTATACCAATCTTGATGAGAATGATAAAATGGAGCGCAAACTAGGCGATGCTTTACAATTGGAATGCAAACCGGAAGCAATACCAGCAGCGGAAGTACATTGGTATAAGGACGATGTTGAATTGAACAACAGCAGTTATGTGAACATTCTAGACGACGGCAGCAAACTAATTATACAATATATCAAACCTGAACATGAAGGTGCATACAAATGTGTGGCTTCAAATCGTTTGGGTTCTGCCGAAGTGAGTTCGGCGGTTAAAATAACAA ATTTGCCACGCATGCGCGTCGGTTGGATACTCGCCATACTGTTCTTCTTCATTTTCCTTATTGCCCTGGTGATTTATCTATGTGTGCGTGTCATGCGCGAACGAAAGCGTCTGCGTGATTACAAAGCGGCCGGTTTGGCAAATTTCGAAGACGGCGCTGTGGAGCATATAAATCCAGCGCTGACATTAGACGAACAGGCCGATTTATTGCCATATGATCGTGCTTTTGAATTTCCACgtgaaaaacttaaattggGAAAGCAATTGGGTGCCGGCGCCTTTGGTGTGGTGCTAAAAGCTCATGCGGAAGGCATACGACCAGATGAAAAGGAAACCGTAGTGGCTGTGAAAATGGTCAAACGTATTGCTGATAATGAGGTGATGCGTGCACTGGTGACGGAATTAAAGATTTTGGTGCATCTTGGCCCAAATTTGAATGTTGTCAATCTCTTGGGTGCAGTAACCAAAAATATTGCGAAAC gtGAATTAATGGTTATTGTGGAGTACTGTCGTTATGGTAATGTACAAAACTTCTTACTGCGCAATCGTAAACGatttataaatcaaattaaCCCTGAAACGGATAAAATTGATCCAACCATTACTAAACAGAGGTTTTCGGATAATTTCGAGTTAAACCG AAACTCCGACGAGGACCCACGCTCCGGCACACGTGCCGGCCGTCCCAATTCCACCGGATATTTGCGTCAATCGGATTTGTACGAAGGCCATGTGGATAGCTGTGCAACGGAGCAGACTGTAATGACCACAATACCGGAGG ACGATGATAATGTCTTATCCAATAATTCTGTGCAACCTGCTTGGCGCTCCAACTACAAACCAGATAGTACAGAAGCCATGACAATTACCACAACACAGCTGGTGAGTTGGGCATTCCAAGTGGCACGCGCCATGGATTATCTGTCATCGCGTAAAGTGTTGCATGGTGATCTGGCGGCTCGTAATATCCTGCTTTGTGAGGATAATGTGGTGAAAATTTGCGATTTTGGCTTAGCACGTTCCATGTATAAGAGTGAGAATTACAAGAAACAAGGCGAAGCGCCGTTGCCTATTAAATGGTTGGCCTTGGAGTCGCTCAGTGATCACATATTTAGCACTTATACTGATGTCTGGTCGTTTGGCATTGTTTTGTGGGAGTTTTTCTCATTGGCCAAAGTACCCTATCCCGGTATGGATCCGAATCAGagcttatatttaaaaataaaagatggTTATCGCATGGAGAAACCGCCATATGCCAATAATGAATTGTATGATATAATGCTGGAGTGTTGGAGTACAAATCCGGAGAGCCGTCCATTATTTAATGTGTTGGAAAAGTATTTCGCACGTATGCTGGGCGAGGATGTGACAAAt CACTATGTTGATTTGAATGACACTTATTTACGCGCGAACATGGATAATGCCAATACCAAGCCAACTGATTATCTGTCGCTAATGGGCTCACCAGACGAAATGGCACCGGCGCCACCACGCTATGTAAACGGCCATATACTGCCTGAAATAC GTATACAGCCATCTACTTCCGACGACTACTTAAATATGAGCATCGAAACTGGTACAACCATTTTCTCACCGACACGTCCCAAAGACTATCAAAATTCAAATGatgatacaaatacaacaacaacttcttTCACCTTCCCAGATAATACAGCACCCACAGCGCCACCAATATCACAACATTCCCCAACCTTAGTGAATAATCTCGATAGTCCAATCAATAAGCATCGCAAGAAAGAGGGCATACAACCGGAGGAGATACCAATGCTGACGGGCACACATCACAATTCCGATGATGGTGGCGACAGTCCAGAGCAAGACCGAAAGTTCGCCAAAAACATATTACAACAACATGTACGTGCTACGCCTACACCGTCGCCACGTCATCACATCGCCGAGACCGAACTCAGCGGCAGCGATAACTATGTGAATGTGAATTCACCGAAAAAGTTGAATAACAATGGTGCGAGAGCAGCGGATGCATTTTCCAATCCCAGTTATCAAATTTTAAAGACTGTTTCAAAGGATGTGGATAATAAATGA
- the LOC126754238 gene encoding vascular endothelial growth factor receptor 1 isoform X2: MRLPHTSIRHTSLRRSGGLNKTSIFAALLLLCLTTLWRVQAAPQLFPTNDDEEFRRNDAVEYGAPLITPLMDYVTLELNTNYTIRCEADEPLSWRLPGDTVDYDEQTFNTGDPQRPHGSMLYLQDISSKNLGNYYCIKKSSIPNRLDAMQDEELVELVNNYKASSIYIYVNDPVNLLSQNEFPVISALQYQDTVIPCKPTMPDIEVLLTTSHGETFSSENTGRYNPQRGFVVEIRGVTDGGSYVCRPKVPSPLNDEEEQTFEIFFSAVEMGVDVDLNVDTTNLGDGNIDHENKRIIGVETHNSNILANVVGVTNGDGYVTTQATTLFGYKNAKVVNNYTDDPRTDIDNSDRIVVEENHIYESEPHRSTRLRDTKRPLLKRAAPTTRWHSSRFRGALRSSTKYIEKPIITSNSRGHVNVGENFTLNCYVKIAFDVSYSTEWKTPPGVDEDRMIKTIPTFINKTSTHQVGEAKLTILNAKKSDSGLYECICTDHSKNVGRNNYQMTVLNRDEGYINISEPSGYYKIASSANKKVQINVKYRGYPFPTLTWYKPDNTQIHPSKKYIINTTDTSITLQIVNAQLEDSGEYVIRAKNELLVKELKFNVSISDKPKVTVEDVYVQAGEEAHLQCKVLSFPFAVVSWVFTPCSISPRWPSCNKRMDQNFNSTRNAQPGATAVEYIHDLFFTPEKPGIMHCLAVNPKGMGEGKGHVLIGDINENMTIYGTDENKKIARGDEVTLTCAALSYYFSDDLDWYKDGELVEEDSSNFVISNSSSSYSYQKTLVIENIQDRDQGSYECRARNANNPDMQETKYRSIFVNEPLAPIMRYTNLDENDKMERKLGDALQLECKPEAIPAAEVHWYKDDVELNNSSYVNILDDGSKLIIQYIKPEHEGAYKCVASNRLGSAEVSSAVKITNLPRMRVGWILAILFFFIFLIALVIYLCVRVMRERKRLRDYKAAGLANFEDGAVEHINPALTLDEQADLLPYDRAFEFPREKLKLGKQLGAGAFGVVLKAHAEGIRPDEKETVVAVKMVKRIADNEVMRALVTELKILVHLGPNLNVVNLLGAVTKNIAKRELMVIVEYCRYGNVQNFLLRNRKRFINQINPETDKIDPTITKQRFSDNFELNRDGVRYVNLAFANHQYVNHMNNMNNNYTANNRRNSDEDPRSGTRAGRPNSTGYLRQSDLYEGHVDSCATEQTVMTTIPEDDDNVLSNNSVQPAWRSNYKPDSTEAMTITTTQLVSWAFQVARAMDYLSSRKVLHGDLAARNILLCEDNVVKICDFGLARSMYKSENYKKQGEAPLPIKWLALESLSDHIFSTYTDVWSFGIVLWEFFSLAKVPYPGMDPNQSLYLKIKDGYRMEKPPYANNELYDIMLECWSTNPESRPLFNVLEKYFARMLGEDVTNHYVDLNDTYLRANMDNANTKPTDYLSLMGSPDEMAPAPPRYVNGHILPEIRIQPSTSDDYLNMSIETGTTIFSPTRPKDYQNSNDDTNTTTTSFTFPDNTAPTAPPISQHSPTLVNNLDSPINKHRKKEGIQPEEIPMLTGTHHNSDDGGDSPEQDRKFAKNILQQHVRATPTPSPRHHIAETELSGSDNYVNVNSPKKLNNNGARAADAFSNPSYQILKTVSKDVDNK, translated from the exons CGCCACAATTATTTCCAACAAACGACGACGAGGAATTCCGTCGTAATGATGCTGTCGAATACGGTGCACCGTTAATCACACCTCTAATGGACTATGTAACACttgaattaaatacaaattatacaaTACGTTGTGAGGCCGATGAACCATTATCGTGGAGACTACCTGGTGATACTGTTGATTACGACGAGCAAACATTTAACACTGGTGATCCACAACGTCCCCATGGCAGTATGCTATATCTACAGGATATATCTAGCAAGAATTTGGGTAATTACTATTGCATAAAAAAATCGAGTATTCCAAATAGACTAGACGCAATGCAGGACGAGGAACTTGTAGAGTTGGTTAATAATTATAAAGCGTCCTCAATTTACATATACGTTAATG ATCCCGTTAATCTTTTGTCACAAAATGAATTTCCGGTAATTAGTGCGCTACAGTACCAGGATACGGTCATACCATGCAAACCAACTATGCCCGACATAGAAGTGCTGCTAACCACGTCGCATGGTGAA ACATTTTCCAGTGAAAATACCGGCCGCTATAATCCCCAGCGCGGTTTCGTCGTCGAAATACGCGGCGTTACCGATGGCGGCAGCTATGTGTGCCGACCGAAAGTGCCGTCTCCATTAAATGATGAGGAGGAACAAACCTTTGAGATCTTTTTTAGTG CTGTGGAAATGGGTGTGGATGTTGATCTTAATGTTGACACAACTAATCTTGGTGATGGCAATATTGATCATGAAAATAAGCGTATCATTGGCGTTGAAACTCATAATAGCAATATCCTAGCAAATGTTGTGGGTGTTACTAATGGTGACGGTTACGTTACGACTCAAGCGACTACACTTTTTGGCTATAAAAACGCAAAAGTAGTTAACAATTATACAGACGACCCGCGCACTGACATTGATAATAGTGACAGAATTGTTGTTGAAGAAAATCATATTTATGAAAGCGAACCACATCGTTCAACACGTTTGCGCGACACAAAAAGACCGCTTTTAAAACGCGCTGCGCCAACAACTAGATGGCATAGTTCACGATTCCGTGGTGCGTTACGAT CGAGTACGAAATATATTGAGAAACCGATTATAACCTCAAATTCCCGTGGACATGTGAACGTTGGTGAAAATTTCACGCTGAATTGCTATGTGAAAATCGCCTTTGATGTTTCCTACTCAACAGAATGGAAAACACCGCCAGGAGTTGATGAG GACCGCATGATTAAAACTATaccaacatttataaataaaacatccACACATCAAGTCGGCGAGGCAAAATTGACAATACTAAACGCTAAGAAATCGGATTCTGGTctttatgaatgcatttgcacGGACCATTCGAAAAATGTTGGACGCAACAATTATCAAATGACAGTTTTAA ATCGCGATGAGGGCTATATCAACATTAGTGAGCCTTCCGGTTATTACAAAATCGCCAGTAGCGCGAATAAAAAGGTGCAGATCAATGTTAAATATCGCGGTTATCCGTTTCCTACGCTTACTTGGTACAAACCAGACAACACGCAAATTCATCCatccaaaaaatatatcatCAACACCACCGACACTTCGATTACGCTGCAAATTGTGAATGCACAACTGGAGGACAGTGGTGAATATGTGATACGCGCCAAGAATGAATTGCTGGTGAAAGAGTTGAAATTCAATGTGAGCATCAGCGACAAACCCAAAGTAACAGTCGAGGATGTGTATGTGCAGGCTGGCGAAGAAGCACATCTACAATGCAAAGTGTTATCCTTTCCTTTCGCCGTAGTCTCATGGGTATTTACACCGTGTAGCATATCGCCGCGTTGGCCTTCGTGCAACAAGCGAATGgatcaaaattttaat TCTACACGAAATGCGCAACCAGGCGCAACGGCCGTTGAATATATACATGACCTATTTTTTACGCCAGAAAAGCCGGGTATTATGCATTGTTTAGCAGTAAATCCGAAAGGTATGGGTGAAGGTAAAGGTCACGTGCTTATTGGCgacataaatgaaaatatgacCATATACGGTACGGATGAGAATAAGAAAATTGCACGCGGTGATGAGGTGACACTCACGTGTGCTGCTCTCTCTTATTACTTCTCTGACGATCTGGATTGGTATAAAGATGGCGAATTGGTGGAAGAGGACAGCAGCA ATTTTGTCATCAGCAACTCTTCAAGCAGCTACTCGTATCAAAAAACATTGGTAATCGAAAATATACAAGATCGCGATCAGGGCAGTTATGAGTGTCGTGCACGTAATGCAAACAATCCCGATATGCAAGAAACTAAATATAGGAGCATTTTTGTTAATG AACCCTTGGCTCCAATCATGCGGTATACCAATCTTGATGAGAATGATAAAATGGAGCGCAAACTAGGCGATGCTTTACAATTGGAATGCAAACCGGAAGCAATACCAGCAGCGGAAGTACATTGGTATAAGGACGATGTTGAATTGAACAACAGCAGTTATGTGAACATTCTAGACGACGGCAGCAAACTAATTATACAATATATCAAACCTGAACATGAAGGTGCATACAAATGTGTGGCTTCAAATCGTTTGGGTTCTGCCGAAGTGAGTTCGGCGGTTAAAATAACAA ATTTGCCACGCATGCGCGTCGGTTGGATACTCGCCATACTGTTCTTCTTCATTTTCCTTATTGCCCTGGTGATTTATCTATGTGTGCGTGTCATGCGCGAACGAAAGCGTCTGCGTGATTACAAAGCGGCCGGTTTGGCAAATTTCGAAGACGGCGCTGTGGAGCATATAAATCCAGCGCTGACATTAGACGAACAGGCCGATTTATTGCCATATGATCGTGCTTTTGAATTTCCACgtgaaaaacttaaattggGAAAGCAATTGGGTGCCGGCGCCTTTGGTGTGGTGCTAAAAGCTCATGCGGAAGGCATACGACCAGATGAAAAGGAAACCGTAGTGGCTGTGAAAATGGTCAAACGTATTGCTGATAATGAGGTGATGCGTGCACTGGTGACGGAATTAAAGATTTTGGTGCATCTTGGCCCAAATTTGAATGTTGTCAATCTCTTGGGTGCAGTAACCAAAAATATTGCGAAAC gtGAATTAATGGTTATTGTGGAGTACTGTCGTTATGGTAATGTACAAAACTTCTTACTGCGCAATCGTAAACGatttataaatcaaattaaCCCTGAAACGGATAAAATTGATCCAACCATTACTAAACAGAGGTTTTCGGATAATTTCGAGTTAAACCG TGATGGAGTAAGATATGTTAATCTGGCATTTGCAAATCACCAATATGTTAATCATATGAATAATATGAACAATAATTATACGGCAAATAATCGTAGAAACTCCGACGAGGACCCACGCTCCGGCACACGTGCCGGCCGTCCCAATTCCACCGGATATTTGCGTCAATCGGATTTGTACGAAGGCCATGTGGATAGCTGTGCAACGGAGCAGACTGTAATGACCACAATACCGGAGG ACGATGATAATGTCTTATCCAATAATTCTGTGCAACCTGCTTGGCGCTCCAACTACAAACCAGATAGTACAGAAGCCATGACAATTACCACAACACAGCTGGTGAGTTGGGCATTCCAAGTGGCACGCGCCATGGATTATCTGTCATCGCGTAAAGTGTTGCATGGTGATCTGGCGGCTCGTAATATCCTGCTTTGTGAGGATAATGTGGTGAAAATTTGCGATTTTGGCTTAGCACGTTCCATGTATAAGAGTGAGAATTACAAGAAACAAGGCGAAGCGCCGTTGCCTATTAAATGGTTGGCCTTGGAGTCGCTCAGTGATCACATATTTAGCACTTATACTGATGTCTGGTCGTTTGGCATTGTTTTGTGGGAGTTTTTCTCATTGGCCAAAGTACCCTATCCCGGTATGGATCCGAATCAGagcttatatttaaaaataaaagatggTTATCGCATGGAGAAACCGCCATATGCCAATAATGAATTGTATGATATAATGCTGGAGTGTTGGAGTACAAATCCGGAGAGCCGTCCATTATTTAATGTGTTGGAAAAGTATTTCGCACGTATGCTGGGCGAGGATGTGACAAAt CACTATGTTGATTTGAATGACACTTATTTACGCGCGAACATGGATAATGCCAATACCAAGCCAACTGATTATCTGTCGCTAATGGGCTCACCAGACGAAATGGCACCGGCGCCACCACGCTATGTAAACGGCCATATACTGCCTGAAATAC GTATACAGCCATCTACTTCCGACGACTACTTAAATATGAGCATCGAAACTGGTACAACCATTTTCTCACCGACACGTCCCAAAGACTATCAAAATTCAAATGatgatacaaatacaacaacaacttcttTCACCTTCCCAGATAATACAGCACCCACAGCGCCACCAATATCACAACATTCCCCAACCTTAGTGAATAATCTCGATAGTCCAATCAATAAGCATCGCAAGAAAGAGGGCATACAACCGGAGGAGATACCAATGCTGACGGGCACACATCACAATTCCGATGATGGTGGCGACAGTCCAGAGCAAGACCGAAAGTTCGCCAAAAACATATTACAACAACATGTACGTGCTACGCCTACACCGTCGCCACGTCATCACATCGCCGAGACCGAACTCAGCGGCAGCGATAACTATGTGAATGTGAATTCACCGAAAAAGTTGAATAACAATGGTGCGAGAGCAGCGGATGCATTTTCCAATCCCAGTTATCAAATTTTAAAGACTGTTTCAAAGGATGTGGATAATAAATGA